Part of the Selenomonadales bacterium genome is shown below.
CCCTCCGTCACGGACAAGCCGTGCCACCTCCCTCATCAGAGTGAGGCTCCGGATTGTCCCGTCCCCATGCACCACAAGAAAAAACCGCACAAAAAAAGAAGAATACCTCCCCACTCTCGTGAGGACTGCATCCTTCTCATGTTCTTTATTATTTTATCTCTTTATTTCTTTAGCCCATTCCTCTGCTCACATATTCTTGATTTCAGGCGGCACATCGAGCTCGACGATATCCTTGCCCGTCAAAAGGAAGTTATGCTTGATAAACATATCATGCGCGCGATCCGCAAGCCTTTTCGTTTCCACATAATCGAGCGCACCGCCCACGACACCGCCGATGAGCGGGATCGCCTTGCCAAGCGTACCCGAGCCTACTTTCGCCCCCGTCTTAACGGCAAGCTGAGAATATATCTTCTGCGAAATAGTCGGCACAGACGATTCGGGTATCTTATCGAGAAGCTTATCGACACGCTCACTGCCGAGCTTTGCGCCAAGCTCCTTTAAGATAAGATTGAGCGACACGCCTGCCAGGCACGCATACAGGAGCGTCTTGACCTCCTTGCTTCGGACATCGTATCCGCCCATATACGCAAGGCACGCGATCATACGCATCTGCACATACAGCACGCTGGCAATATTGGCAGGCACCGTCACAGGGATCGTCAACAGCCCGCCCAGACCCGTCACAAAACCCGACACCGTACACTTCGCGATCTGATTTTGAATAAATGCCTTCGCCGCCTCATCCACACTGTCATGCCTCTCCATATAATCGCGCGCCAGCTCCTCCACAGGCTCACTCACCTTGTCGATCCCATCAAGCGACTGCGCATACAGCTTCTCAAGAAGCTCTCTCATATCCTTTTCCGTTATCTTAACATCCATCATATCCACCACACTTTCTCATTTCATTCGATATGGCAAC
Proteins encoded:
- a CDS encoding EcsC family protein, which translates into the protein MDMMDVKITEKDMRELLEKLYAQSLDGIDKVSEPVEELARDYMERHDSVDEAAKAFIQNQIAKCTVSGFVTGLGGLLTIPVTVPANIASVLYVQMRMIACLAYMGGYDVRSKEVKTLLYACLAGVSLNLILKELGAKLGSERVDKLLDKIPESSVPTISQKIYSQLAVKTGAKVGSGTLGKAIPLIGGVVGGALDYVETKRLADRAHDMFIKHNFLLTGKDIVELDVPPEIKNM